In Terriglobia bacterium, the genomic window GAAACTACGTACACGCCGGCCTGCCGACCGGCAATTACAAGGTCAGCGTCTTAAAGGACGGAAAGCCGCTGATGGCTCTCGACGGCCGTGTTCAGTTCGGCCAGGACAACAAGCTCGATTTCGACCTGAAGGATGCGGGCAAGGCAGCCGCGGCTGCGGCGAATTCGAATGCGAATATCGAAGAGCAGAGAAAGAAGATCGCCGAAGAAAAGGCCAAGAATGAGGCGACCAAGGCGGCATTCGAAAACGCCCGCACGGCAATGGCCGCCAAGAACTACGACGAAGCCATCCGCCTATTCAGTGAAGCGGCAAAGAACGATCCGACCCAGCACGTCATCTATGCAAATCTTGCCGACGCAGACGCGCAGGCGAAGAAATACGATGATGCGGCGGCGGCATACAACAAAGCCATCGAACTGAAACCCGATGAGGCCGGATATTACAACAACCTCGGTATCGTCCTCGCCAACCAGGGCAAGATCGACGACGCGACTCAGAAGCTTCAGAAAGCCGCAGAACTGAACCCCGCCGGCGCCGGCCAGGCGTATTACAACCTCGGGGCTGTCCTTACGAATAAAGGCAAGACCAAGGATGCCGGCGATGCTTTCAAGAAAGCGATCGAGCTGAATCCGAATATGGGTCCTGCTTACTATCAGCTCGGGATCTCCTATTTCGGCGCGCCCGACACGATTCCGCAGGCGATTCCGGTTCTTGAAAAATTCATCCAGATCCAGACCGCCCTGCCCGAAGCTCAGCAGACACCGCAGGTAAAGTCGGATATCGAGGCTGCCAAGCAGTTGATCGCTGCAGCCCAGGCGAGCGCGCCAACCGGTTATCAGAGCGAAAAAGGGAAGGCGGACGCCGCCAAAGCAAAGAAGAAGTAAACGCAGTAACCACAAGAGGCACAAGGAGCACATCGACGCTCTGAGCCTCTTGTGGTTTATCTCATGCTTACCTCACGCAATATCCATTTCGCTATCCTGGGCCTCATCATCGGGGCCGCGTCCGGATATATTCTTGCCTTCTATCAGGTTCAGGCCGGGATGCCGCGGACCGTGGCCGCCGCATCCCGGGCCGGATCAAACCTCCCACAAAACCATCCCGACGTGAGCAACGATCAGTTGCTCGCAATGTTCAAGGAAGCGCTATCGAAGAATCCCAACGACGTCACATTGATGACGCGGTATGCAAACTTCCTTTTCGATATGGGCCGGTTCAGCGAAGCGGTGGACTGGTTTCAAAAAGTGCTGATCCAGCAGCCTGCCAACCTGGATGTGAAGACGGACTTCGGCACAGCGCTCTGGAATGCAGGTCAAAA contains:
- a CDS encoding tetratricopeptide repeat protein; translation: MKLVTKILPVLVTALLLASPGFAQTGNLTGKVVDTDGKPLNGVTISIDRQGISGHFEVKTDKSGNYVHAGLPTGNYKVSVLKDGKPLMALDGRVQFGQDNKLDFDLKDAGKAAAAAANSNANIEEQRKKIAEEKAKNEATKAAFENARTAMAAKNYDEAIRLFSEAAKNDPTQHVIYANLADADAQAKKYDDAAAAYNKAIELKPDEAGYYNNLGIVLANQGKIDDATQKLQKAAELNPAGAGQAYYNLGAVLTNKGKTKDAGDAFKKAIELNPNMGPAYYQLGISYFGAPDTIPQAIPVLEKFIQIQTALPEAQQTPQVKSDIEAAKQLIAAAQASAPTGYQSEKGKADAAKAKKK
- a CDS encoding tetratricopeptide repeat protein, producing MVYLMLTSRNIHFAILGLIIGAASGYILAFYQVQAGMPRTVAAASRAGSNLPQNHPDVSNDQLLAMFKEALSKNPNDVTLMTRYANFLFDMGRFSEAVDWFQKVLIQQPANLDVKTDFGTALWNAGQKEKAMVTYQEILKADPKHMATLHNLVIVHMEERDFNAAEQTLKRMEEIDPKYDGLDPLKKRLAELKGQ